From a region of the Podospora pseudopauciseta strain CBS 411.78 chromosome 7 map unlocalized CBS411.78m_7, whole genome shotgun sequence genome:
- the DBP2 gene encoding ATP-dependent RNA helicase dbp2 (COG:A; EggNog:ENOG503NW4Z), with translation MAALGSGLQKQEWDMSALPKFEKSFYKEHPDVTNRSPAEVEAFRREHSMAITGKDVPRPVQNFDEAGFPRYVMDEVKAQGFPAPTAIQAQGWPMALSGRDVVGIAETGSGKTLTYCLPAIVHINAQPLLAPGDGPIVLILAPTRELAVQIQQEISKFGKSSRIRNTCVYGGVPKGPQIRDLQRGVEVCIATPGRLIDMLESGKTNLRRVTYLVLDEADRMLDMGFEPQIRKIIGQIRPDRQTLMWSATWPKDVRNLASDFLTDFIQVTIGSMDLSANHRITQIVEVVSESEKRDKMIKELEKIMEDKTAENKCLIFTGTKRVADEITRFLRQDGWPALSIHGDKQQNERDWVLDQFKTGKSPIMVATDVASRGIDVRNITHVINYDYPNNSEDYIHRIGRTGRAGAKGTAITYFTTDNAKQARDLVGVLREAKQVIDPRLEEMARYSGGGGGGRYGGYRGRGGGGGWRGGRSHGANGSNAMPLGGKGRW, from the exons ATGGCTGCCCTCGGCTCCGGTCTTCAGAAGCAGGAGTGGGACATGTCCGCGCTTCCCAAGTTCGAAAAGTCCTTTTACAAGGAGCACCCCGATGTCACCAACCGGTCGCCCGCCGAGGTTGAGGCGTTCAGACGTGAGCACAGCATGGCCATCACTGGCAAGGACGTGCCTCGTCCCGTTCAGAACTTCGATGAGGCCGGGTTCCCCCGCTATGTTATGGACGAGGTGAAGGCCCAAGGCTTCCCTGCTCCCACTGCCATTCAGGCTCAGGGTTGGCCCATGGCTCTCTCCGGTCGCGATGTCGTCGGTATTGCCGAGACTGGTTCCGGAAAGACACTTACTTACTGTCTTCCTGCCATCGTTCACATCAACGCCCAGCCTCTCTTGGCTCCTGGCGATGGTCCCATCGTCTTGATCTTGGCTCCCACTCGTGAGCTTGCTGTTCAGATCCAGCAGGAGATTAGCAAGTTTGGCAAGTCGTCTCGCATTAGAAACACGTGCGTCTACGGTGGCGTGCCCAAGGGTCCCCAGATCCGCGATCTTCAGCGTGGTGTCGAGGTCTGCATTGCCACTCCTGGTCGTCTCATTGACATGTTGGAGTCTGGCAAGACCAACCTTCGTCGCGTCACCTACCTCGTCCTTGATGAGGCTGATCGCATGCTTGACATGGGTTTCGAGCCCCAAATTCGCAAGATCATCGGCCAGATTCGCCCCGATCGTCAAACCCTCATGTGGTCCGCTACCTGGCCCAAGGATGTCCGCAACCTTGCGTCTGACTTTTTGACCGACTTCATCCAGGTCACCATTGGCTCCATGGATCTGTCTGCCAACCACCGCATCACCCAGATTGTCGAGGTCGTTTCCGAGAGCGAGAAGCGCGACAAGATGATCAAGGAGCTCGAAAAGATCATGGAAGACAAGACCGCCGAGAACAAGTGTCTCATCTTCACCGGCACCAAGCGCGTTGCCGATGAGATCACCCGTTTCCTTCGCCAGGATGGCTGGCCCGCCCTCT CTATCCACGGTGACAAGCAACAGAACGAGCGTGACTGGGTCTTGGACCAGTTCAAGACGGGCAAAAGTCCCATCATGGTTGCCACAGACGTCGCCTCTCGTGGTATCG ATGTGCGCAACATTACTCACGTGATCAACTATGATTATCCCAATAACTCGGAGGATTACATCCATCGTATTGGTAGAACTGGCCGTGCCGGCGCGAAGGGCACAGCCATCACTTACTTCACCACTGACA ATGCTAAGCAGGCGCGTGACCTTGTTGGTGTCCTCAGGGAGGCGAAGCAGGTTATTGACCCTCGTCTCGAGGAGATGGCGCGCtacagcggtggtggtggtggtggccggTATGGTGGTTACCGTGGCcgtggaggcggtggcggctGGCGCGGAG GTCGTTCGCACGGCGCTAATGGCTCCAATGCTATGCCTCTCGGTGGCAAGGGCCGCTGGTAA